A single window of Microcoleus sp. AS-A8 DNA harbors:
- a CDS encoding (2Fe-2S)-binding protein: MGNIKFVKEGQEVIAADGANLREKAIQNGIDLYSFMGKMMNCGGYGQCGTCIVEVTEGLENLSPRTDVEKRKLKKKPDTYRLACQALVNGAVCVKTKPSN; this comes from the coding sequence ATGGGTAATATCAAATTTGTCAAAGAAGGACAGGAAGTAATTGCGGCGGATGGAGCTAATTTAAGAGAGAAAGCAATACAGAACGGCATTGACCTCTACTCCTTCATGGGAAAGATGATGAATTGTGGGGGTTACGGTCAATGTGGCACTTGTATTGTTGAGGTGACCGAAGGTCTAGAGAATCTTTCCCCTCGAACTGACGTAGAAAAGCGCAAGCTTAAAAAAAAGCCTGACACTTATCGGTTAGCCTGTCAAGCCTTGGTCAATGGAGCGGTATGCGTGAAAACCAAACCCTCAAACTGA
- the psbM gene encoding photosystem II reaction center protein PsbM, protein MQVNELGFIASILFVLVPTVFLLVLYIQTASREGNNNS, encoded by the coding sequence ATGCAAGTTAATGAATTAGGGTTTATCGCCAGCATTCTATTTGTGCTGGTTCCTACGGTTTTCCTGTTGGTTCTGTACATCCAAACAGCTAGCCGCGAAGGCAATAACAATTCATAG
- a CDS encoding universal stress protein, translating to MIQKVLVAVAGRGLCEEMLNMLLEIPALQQVAVTVLHVVPPQITADAMSAKLEEGGKILAQAVKSIKLDASQISARLKQGEPKDVVLQVAEEEDSDLIIMGSRGLKRLEAILENSVSQYVFQLSPRPMLLVKDDAYVKQIRRIMVAMDKSDSAQQSLKLALSFLQNINGSELFLVHINPDKRKAGESVSQAENDPVLASAVAEAKRRGVAYRCINTSGKAGEEICRLADEKNIDLLILGSPDRRPSIAKTLPDLDRLLGGSLSDYVRVYANCPVLLSRTVG from the coding sequence ATGATTCAAAAAGTTTTAGTTGCTGTAGCCGGTCGGGGACTGTGTGAAGAGATGCTTAACATGTTGCTGGAAATCCCCGCTCTGCAACAGGTCGCCGTTACTGTTCTGCACGTTGTGCCTCCCCAAATCACAGCCGATGCTATGTCCGCTAAGTTGGAGGAGGGAGGCAAGATTTTAGCCCAAGCTGTCAAGTCTATCAAATTAGACGCTAGCCAAATTTCAGCCCGACTCAAACAGGGAGAACCCAAAGACGTAGTTCTTCAAGTTGCCGAGGAAGAAGACTCTGACCTAATTATTATGGGTTCGCGAGGGCTGAAGCGCTTAGAAGCGATATTGGAAAACTCAGTCAGTCAATACGTTTTCCAATTGTCTCCCCGTCCCATGTTGCTGGTCAAAGACGACGCCTACGTCAAGCAAATTAGGCGCATCATGGTGGCGATGGATAAATCCGATTCAGCCCAACAAAGCTTGAAATTAGCTCTATCATTCTTACAAAATATTAACGGTAGTGAACTATTTTTAGTCCATATCAACCCTGATAAGCGTAAAGCCGGTGAAAGCGTTTCTCAAGCAGAAAACGACCCAGTTCTAGCATCAGCAGTAGCAGAGGCGAAACGGCGGGGTGTAGCTTACCGTTGTATTAACACGAGTGGTAAGGCAGGGGAAGAGATTTGCCGATTAGCCGATGAAAAGAATATTGACTTGTTAATTCTTGGTTCTCCCGATCGCCGTCCCTCTATTGCTAAAACTTTACCCGATTTAGATCGATTACTAGGGGGTTCGTTATCTGACTATGTCCGAGTTTATGCTAACTGTCCGGTGTTATTATCGCGTACTGTTGGTTGA
- a CDS encoding pentapeptide repeat-containing protein, giving the protein MDKNIIVTCQLLERYAAGEKNFCKADLRATHLYRANLKSVKLMFSNLAGIQLSYGHLEAANLCCATLEETQLAFANLQDADLWGANLEGADLTGADLSRGKITCANLKNAILNGTNLKDADLRGANLSGASLKGACLKGASLGGAIVEKAVFQDILGLSEPTKFELCQLGAIVEYSSDSRTVFCVGRPN; this is encoded by the coding sequence TTGGATAAAAACATTATAGTTACTTGCCAGCTTTTAGAGCGTTATGCGGCTGGAGAAAAGAATTTTTGTAAAGCCGATTTGAGGGCTACTCATCTATATCGTGCCAACCTGAAAAGCGTGAAGCTAATGTTTTCTAATTTGGCTGGAATCCAACTGTCATATGGCCATCTGGAGGCTGCTAATTTGTGCTGTGCCACGCTTGAAGAAACACAATTGGCTTTTGCTAATCTCCAAGATGCCGACTTGTGGGGGGCTAATCTGGAGGGCGCTGATTTAACGGGTGCTGATTTGTCACGAGGAAAAATCACTTGTGCTAATCTCAAAAATGCCATTCTCAACGGAACAAATCTCAAAGATGCCGACTTGAGGGGAGCTAATCTAAGTGGTGCCAGCCTCAAGGGAGCCTGCTTGAAGGGAGCTTCTCTGGGGGGTGCCATCGTGGAAAAGGCTGTTTTTCAAGATATCCTTGGACTGTCTGAACCCACTAAATTTGAGCTTTGCCAGTTAGGGGCAATTGTTGAATACTCGTCTGACTCACGGACGGTTTTCTGTGTTGGCAGACCCAACTAA
- a CDS encoding transposase gives MLHKVVKVPLYPTSQQVVLLAKSFGCARWWWNFALNKSIETYKETGKGLSQSALNALLPQLKKEEETLWLGECYSQVLQAVTLNLTTAYRNFFEGRAMFPRFKSKHGKQSIQFPQGVKVKGDIIQLPKIGNLKAKIHRPVEGKIKTVTVSLAPSGKYFASILTEVEGELPKTSTDGRVVGIDLGLTHFAIVSDGSKVSKYDNPRHLAKHEKNLKRKQQKLSRKQKGSNSRNKYRKNVAKIHERVFYSRQDFLHKLTRKLVNENQVVVVENLHVKGMVRNHSLAKAISDAGWGIFTNFLAYKQELKGGKLVEIDRWFPSSKLCSNCYYQIDELPLDAREWTCPHCGTHHDRDGNAATNIRAEGIRMLKADGTAVSAVGGEVRPKLGRKSKLRHSLVSTETA, from the coding sequence GTGCTGCATAAAGTCGTCAAGGTTCCGTTATATCCAACAAGCCAACAGGTTGTACTATTAGCGAAATCTTTTGGTTGTGCACGTTGGTGGTGGAATTTTGCACTGAATAAATCCATTGAAACTTACAAAGAAACAGGTAAGGGATTAAGCCAGTCAGCACTCAATGCACTTTTACCTCAGCTCAAGAAAGAGGAGGAAACCCTGTGGTTAGGTGAATGCTATAGCCAAGTTTTACAGGCGGTGACACTCAACCTAACAACGGCTTACAGAAACTTCTTTGAAGGTAGAGCCATGTTTCCCCGATTCAAGTCAAAGCACGGCAAGCAGTCAATTCAATTCCCTCAAGGAGTAAAGGTAAAAGGCGATATCATCCAATTGCCAAAGATTGGAAACCTAAAAGCCAAAATTCATCGTCCAGTTGAAGGGAAAATTAAGACGGTGACCGTAAGTCTTGCTCCATCAGGAAAATACTTTGCCTCTATCCTCACGGAAGTTGAGGGAGAATTACCCAAGACTTCTACAGATGGCAGGGTCGTTGGCATAGATTTAGGATTAACACATTTTGCAATTGTCAGTGATGGCAGCAAGGTATCCAAATACGATAATCCCAGACATTTAGCTAAACACGAGAAAAACCTCAAGCGTAAGCAGCAGAAGTTATCTAGAAAGCAAAAAGGGAGTAATTCACGCAACAAGTACAGAAAGAACGTAGCTAAGATACACGAACGGGTCTTCTATTCAAGGCAGGATTTTCTACATAAGCTTACGCGCAAGCTCGTCAATGAAAACCAAGTTGTCGTAGTAGAGAATCTTCATGTTAAAGGCATGGTTCGTAATCACAGCTTAGCGAAAGCAATATCTGATGCAGGATGGGGTATTTTTACCAACTTTTTAGCCTATAAGCAAGAGTTGAAAGGCGGAAAGCTGGTAGAGATTGACCGATGGTTCCCCAGTTCAAAGCTCTGCTCTAATTGCTATTACCAGATTGATGAGTTGCCACTTGATGCTAGAGAGTGGACTTGTCCTCACTGTGGCACCCATCATGACCGAGATGGTAATGCAGCAACGAATATTAGAGCAGAAGGTATCAGAATGCTTAAGGCGGATGGAACAGCCGTCTCTGCTGTAGGAGGGGAAGTAAGACCAAAGCTTGGGCGTAAGTCTAAGTTGCGGCATTCCCTCGTGAGTACAGAAACTGCCTGA
- a CDS encoding CHAT domain-containing protein: MAKTRPLRFRGHQPQLNPFRFGCGRWTRLGWFTHLLLACLTTLLCLISHPVLAHFAPGISSPVAISGISSSSSSDLAAAPQWLQEGRDYYEAGQYAAAVKVWQQAVPAFQSQGDSLNQAMVLSNLALAYQALGQLPEAKNAIAASLQLLQSQPDTREKRRILAQALNTHGSLQMAQGQAQQALTTLQQASDTYRQVGDEAGVIRSLLNQAQVLRVLGLYRRELSTLTQVNQTLQTQPDSILKVAGLRHLGNALRLIGDLNESRKVLQQSLEIAEKLPSPPDRSAALLSLGNTARTQLQAETALQFYQQAAAIKGSHLTQIQSLVNQLSLIAEGRLKQDIASLTQPLLRQIQAQLTDLPLSRISVYARINLAHSLLKLAQTRPKQDEKTPDSPLALDSAKIREIAQMLAIAIEQASTLGDQQAQAYALGSLGELYEKTQQWSEAQNLTQKALILTQSINAPEISYRWQWQLGRLLKVQGNEEGAIAAYSEAINTLQSLRNDLVAINSEVQFSFREGVEPIYREFVSLLLQGDSQKTSPERLEKARKVIESLQLAELDNFFRAACLTTKPVQIDAIDQKAAVIYPIILPDRLEIILSLPQQPLRHYATPLPQEQIESTLRKLRQELIAPMGRTFLPPSQQVYDWLIRPLETDLAQSQLKTLVFVLDGSLRNIPMATLHDGKQYLMEKYAIALTPGLELLESQPLTRGQLKVLTAGLSEARQGFSALPAVEVELNQILSEVSGEKLFNQEFTKTKIQNAIEAIPFPVVHLATHGQFSSQAEETFILTWDDRINVNELNNFLQKTDQRRGIPIELLVLSACQTAKGDNRAALGIAGVAVRAGARSTLATLWSVNDDATSALMRQFYQELAKPSVTKAEAIRRAQQSILQDPNWQHPYYWAPYVLVGNWL; this comes from the coding sequence ATGGCAAAAACACGGCCTTTACGTTTCAGGGGTCACCAACCCCAATTAAACCCGTTTCGTTTTGGGTGTGGACGATGGACACGTCTGGGTTGGTTCACCCATCTGTTACTCGCCTGCCTGACAACACTGCTGTGCCTGATCAGCCACCCTGTTTTGGCTCATTTCGCTCCTGGGATTTCATCACCAGTGGCAATTTCAGGGATTAGTTCCTCATCCTCATCTGACCTCGCGGCAGCACCCCAATGGCTGCAAGAAGGTCGGGACTACTACGAAGCCGGACAATATGCCGCCGCCGTCAAAGTCTGGCAACAAGCGGTTCCAGCTTTCCAGTCCCAGGGAGACTCCCTCAACCAAGCGATGGTCTTGAGTAATTTAGCCTTGGCCTATCAGGCTTTAGGGCAGTTACCTGAAGCGAAAAATGCGATCGCGGCTTCCTTGCAACTGCTCCAGTCACAACCCGATACACGAGAAAAACGTCGCATCCTTGCCCAAGCGTTAAATACCCACGGCAGTTTGCAAATGGCACAAGGACAAGCGCAACAAGCGCTCACCACCTTACAACAGGCATCTGATACCTATCGGCAAGTGGGTGATGAAGCGGGAGTCATCCGCAGCTTACTTAACCAAGCGCAAGTGCTTCGAGTCTTGGGGCTTTACCGTCGTGAACTCTCTACCCTCACCCAGGTCAATCAAACCCTACAAACGCAACCGGACTCTATCCTCAAAGTGGCAGGACTGCGTCACCTGGGCAACGCCCTACGCTTAATTGGCGATCTCAATGAATCTCGAAAAGTCCTACAGCAAAGCTTGGAAATCGCCGAAAAATTACCCTCACCGCCAGATAGATCCGCCGCCCTCCTCAGTTTAGGCAATACCGCCCGGACTCAGTTGCAAGCTGAAACCGCACTCCAGTTTTATCAACAAGCTGCCGCAATTAAAGGTTCTCATTTAACACAAATTCAATCTTTAGTCAATCAATTAAGTCTAATTGCAGAAGGGCGTCTGAAACAAGATATAGCCTCCCTCACCCAACCGCTATTGCGTCAAATTCAAGCACAACTAACGGACTTACCCCTGAGCCGCATTAGTGTGTATGCCCGAATTAATCTAGCTCACAGCCTTTTGAAGCTGGCACAAACAAGACCCAAACAAGACGAGAAAACTCCGGATTCACCCCTTGCGCTTGACAGCGCAAAAATCCGAGAGATTGCCCAAATGTTAGCGATCGCAATTGAGCAGGCATCGACGTTAGGAGACCAACAAGCCCAAGCCTATGCCCTCGGCAGTCTCGGTGAACTCTATGAGAAGACTCAGCAGTGGTCAGAGGCACAAAATCTCACTCAAAAAGCCCTCATCCTCACTCAATCGATCAATGCGCCAGAGATTTCTTATCGCTGGCAATGGCAACTCGGACGCTTGCTCAAAGTACAAGGCAATGAAGAAGGCGCGATCGCCGCTTACTCGGAAGCCATCAACACACTGCAATCGCTACGGAATGACCTCGTCGCGATTAACTCAGAAGTGCAGTTTTCCTTTCGAGAGGGAGTGGAACCCATCTATCGTGAGTTTGTCTCGTTACTCCTGCAAGGGGACAGCCAAAAGACCAGTCCAGAGCGCCTAGAGAAAGCTCGCAAGGTGATTGAGTCTTTACAATTAGCTGAACTGGATAACTTCTTCCGTGCCGCCTGTTTGACTACAAAACCCGTTCAAATTGACGCTATTGACCAAAAAGCCGCCGTAATTTACCCAATCATTCTGCCAGATCGTTTAGAAATTATCCTGAGTCTCCCTCAGCAGCCCTTGCGCCACTATGCGACACCTCTTCCTCAAGAGCAAATTGAAAGTACTCTCAGGAAGCTACGTCAAGAGCTAATAGCCCCGATGGGTCGGACTTTTTTACCCCCATCTCAGCAGGTGTATGACTGGTTAATCCGACCCCTTGAAACCGATTTAGCGCAAAGTCAACTCAAAACTCTAGTTTTTGTGCTAGATGGCTCCCTGCGGAATATTCCCATGGCGACTCTCCACGACGGGAAGCAGTACTTGATGGAAAAATATGCCATTGCTCTGACTCCAGGATTAGAACTCCTGGAATCCCAACCTTTGACACGGGGCCAGCTCAAAGTTTTGACGGCTGGACTCTCGGAGGCTCGTCAGGGATTTTCTGCCCTCCCGGCGGTGGAAGTGGAACTCAATCAAATTTTGTCTGAGGTATCGGGTGAAAAACTGTTTAATCAGGAGTTCACCAAGACCAAGATTCAAAACGCGATCGAGGCAATTCCTTTCCCTGTGGTACATTTAGCCACTCATGGTCAGTTCAGTTCCCAGGCGGAGGAGACGTTTATTCTGACTTGGGACGACCGGATTAATGTGAATGAATTAAATAACTTCTTGCAAAAAACAGACCAGCGGCGAGGGATTCCTATTGAATTGCTGGTTTTGAGTGCCTGCCAAACGGCCAAAGGGGACAACAGAGCCGCTTTAGGAATTGCTGGCGTCGCTGTGCGAGCGGGAGCACGTAGCACACTGGCCACCTTATGGTCGGTCAATGATGACGCAACCTCTGCACTGATGAGACAGTTCTATCAGGAGTTAGCCAAGCCCTCCGTGACCAAAGCGGAAGCCATCCGTCGCGCCCAACAATCCATCCTGCAAGACCCCAACTGGCAGCACCCCTATTACTGGGCACCTTATGTATTAGTGGGAAATTGGCTTTAA
- a CDS encoding filamentous hemagglutinin N-terminal domain-containing protein has protein sequence MAKSWKGRGWWLSLAVGLTMGESMTGFSNRTSAQITPDTTLGTESSVILPNANVQGVPVDRIEGGAVRGVNLFHSFSDFNVGEGLRVYFSNPSGIENILTRVTGNTLSNILGTLGVDGGASLFLLNPNGIIFGQNAKLDIAGSFVASTANGVVFDNGFSFSAKNPEAPPLLTINVPLGLQYGSNQPGTITNRGNLLVGQNLALLGGSVTSTGQLAAPTGQLTVEAVAGDTQVRDVTAQTAILFANDNLILEESQLRTTGDLRLLAQDTVRVRDSVANPFVAMAGGNLYIQGNKSIDILALNHLQTPFQSGGNLTLVSDGNISGDAHFSSTGSFQILNLSGSTGNFISLYDPIIRSNQDVTFGNYTGAALKVEAMGNIRGGDITINSPDTSGNIPTTDPDFTTLTTTRALILRAGLASVTSPNVPQLGVGGTNFTISGSSSLPGGSIQVGNLNTSSVTSDGGSIILSAVGNIMTGNINSSSSVGNGGSISLNSTAGMIDTSQGAAFFTTGSTPSPVNILSYSSAPNRTGGAIAFTAYGNITTAGMGSFGTGAGTNATANGGSIFLSSSLGSINTSRGPLISNTGSGSAGTVIFNAYGDIVTADITATSLTGNGNRISLTSTLGGINTRAGFLNTSSGDGNGAAIEVSAFGDITTGQVWSFSNSAVAGKVRLDSKAGRIDTSGGSILSGTISGIPGDVMLSAERDIVTGSTITTGGTIEFTSGAAINTQAGKLDASSFGNGGRITLNANGNITTSQIDSSSTFANGGQINLISRDGSINTSAGSITSFADYSGKDGGQITLTAQGDITPGDIDSSGGFFGAGGAITLTSHGKISVSNHYISSETYGTGKGGDINITASSLNLRDKALLSSSTFGSGQAGNLTISTGQLTVENGAKLGAVTAGAGQGGNLTVTASDLVELSGTESGLFTTNQAGTGNAGDLKIDTRQLIVRDGAGIYASTRGAGNAGNLLVKASDSVQLIGTSSDGYSSGLFSESFAGGNAGNLTIDTQRLIVRDGAIASVGTESTSQGRGGNLTVNALESVELSGTSTNGDLFSSLITAAKGSQEAGNLVINTSRLTLRDGGLVLASTLGPGRGGDLTVNASDVVEVLGTSVDDFPSALSTDTGGTGQAGDLTVNTRQLVIRDGGRVGASTFNNGNAGTLTVKASEWVELSGTSGRGRASSLSTSSGVEGIPDNPLVRDSDLQLDPTVATGRGGDLKITTDQLIVRDLAAVTAATFGQGTGGNIQVQANSLALTNGAQVSAATSGTGRAGDISVQEADTIALNNSSISTSVNAGAVGQGGKIDLQTRSLSLDNGAQVSAATSGKGQAGDISVRDADTVSLTNSAISTAVNAGAVGEGGDIDIQTRSLSVRDQSRISANTSGEGKAGSITVTGNTLEATNGGQLLTSTASGEDAGNINLTLQDDVKLTGEGTGIFANTTPGSTGNGGSISLDARTLLLRDGAGIAVGSQGAGQGGNITAQSHSTTLDNRAFISAKTASNTGGNITLGVQDILLLRRGSEISTTAGTALSGGDGGNITISAGFILGIPKENSDITANAFTGRGGNINITTQGIFGLQFRPRLTPLSDITASSEFGLNGSVQIITPGVDPNRGLAELPTDLVDATGLIDRRCVPGEGTEQSSSFTITGRGGLPPNPHEALGEEGLLEDLGTPVGVSTGNRTGQPRRASTSPSSPPQQLVEAQGWLIAPDGTVILTAQAPTATPQHPWRTPASCQTLSHSSDAPTASPR, from the coding sequence ATGGCTAAAAGCTGGAAAGGTCGGGGCTGGTGGTTGAGTTTAGCGGTAGGGTTAACGATGGGTGAATCCATGACAGGGTTCAGTAATCGCACCTCAGCTCAGATAACTCCTGATACCACGCTAGGTACTGAAAGTTCAGTAATTTTACCTAACGCTAATGTCCAGGGGGTTCCGGTTGACCGGATTGAGGGTGGGGCAGTGCGGGGAGTTAACCTATTCCATAGCTTTTCAGACTTCAATGTTGGGGAGGGATTGCGAGTTTATTTTTCCAATCCATCCGGGATTGAAAACATTCTGACGCGCGTAACGGGCAATACTCTCTCGAACATTCTCGGAACTTTGGGGGTGGATGGGGGAGCTTCTCTATTTTTGCTCAATCCCAATGGCATTATCTTTGGACAAAATGCAAAGCTAGATATTGCAGGTTCGTTTGTGGCGAGTACGGCGAACGGTGTAGTGTTTGACAATGGATTTAGCTTCAGTGCCAAGAACCCAGAAGCACCCCCATTACTAACGATTAACGTTCCTTTGGGTTTGCAGTATGGCTCGAATCAACCGGGAACCATTACTAATAGGGGAAATCTGTTGGTTGGGCAGAATTTAGCTTTATTGGGAGGTTCGGTTACCAGTACGGGACAACTGGCAGCACCCACAGGGCAATTGACTGTAGAAGCTGTAGCCGGGGATACCCAGGTCAGGGATGTGACAGCGCAGACGGCAATACTCTTTGCTAATGACAATCTCATCTTAGAGGAGAGTCAGCTACGGACAACAGGGGACTTAAGGCTACTGGCGCAGGATACTGTGCGGGTGCGCGATAGTGTAGCCAATCCTTTTGTAGCAATGGCAGGGGGCAACCTCTACATACAAGGCAATAAAAGTATTGATATTCTGGCATTGAATCATCTTCAAACACCATTCCAGAGTGGCGGAAACCTTACCTTAGTCAGTGATGGGAATATCTCAGGAGATGCCCATTTTTCCAGTACTGGGAGTTTCCAAATTCTCAATTTATCAGGCAGTACCGGAAATTTTATCAGTCTCTATGACCCTATTATCAGGTCAAACCAAGATGTCACTTTTGGCAATTACACAGGTGCCGCACTCAAGGTAGAAGCCATGGGTAATATCCGTGGGGGAGACATCACTATTAACAGTCCAGACACTAGTGGTAATATTCCCACTACCGACCCAGATTTCACAACATTAACCACCACTCGTGCTCTGATTCTACGGGCTGGCTTAGCATCAGTGACTTCACCCAATGTTCCTCAACTCGGTGTAGGGGGAACCAACTTTACAATCTCTGGCTCGTCGTCCCTCCCTGGCGGAAGTATTCAGGTCGGAAACCTTAACACCTCATCTGTTACCAGTGACGGTGGTTCGATCATTTTGTCTGCTGTAGGCAACATTATGACAGGAAATATTAACTCCTCTTCTTCGGTTGGTAACGGAGGAAGTATTTCCCTTAACAGTACAGCAGGAATGATTGATACGTCGCAGGGGGCAGCATTTTTCACCACAGGATCGACGCCAAGTCCTGTGAATATACTCTCCTATTCTTCCGCGCCCAACAGAACTGGGGGGGCGATCGCATTTACCGCTTATGGCAATATTACTACTGCTGGGATGGGTTCGTTTGGAACGGGTGCTGGAACAAACGCAACCGCGAATGGAGGTAGTATTTTCCTCTCTAGTAGTCTAGGCAGCATTAATACTTCGAGAGGCCCTTTAATCTCCAATACGGGTTCGGGAAGCGCAGGGACAGTTATTTTTAATGCTTATGGCGATATTGTTACAGCAGATATTACTGCTACATCTCTTACAGGTAATGGAAATAGAATTTCCTTGACTAGCACATTAGGAGGAATAAACACGAGAGCTGGTTTTTTAAATACCAGTTCGGGCGATGGCAACGGAGCAGCGATCGAGGTTTCTGCTTTTGGTGACATCACGACAGGTCAGGTCTGGTCGTTCTCTAATTCTGCCGTTGCAGGAAAGGTTAGGCTCGACAGCAAGGCAGGGAGAATCGATACTTCAGGAGGTTCTATCCTCTCTGGAACTATTTCTGGAATTCCTGGCGATGTTATGCTTTCTGCTGAGCGCGACATTGTGACGGGTTCAACTATTACCACCGGGGGCACTATTGAGTTCACCAGCGGCGCTGCGATCAATACCCAGGCGGGCAAACTAGACGCCAGCTCTTTCGGCAATGGGGGAAGAATTACCCTCAACGCCAACGGCAACATTACGACTAGCCAGATTGACTCATCTTCAACCTTTGCTAATGGTGGACAAATTAACCTCATTAGTCGCGATGGGTCAATTAACACCAGTGCAGGCTCCATCACTTCTTTTGCAGATTACTCCGGTAAAGATGGCGGACAGATTACCCTGACTGCTCAGGGAGATATTACTCCAGGCGACATTGACTCCTCTGGGGGCTTTTTTGGGGCTGGCGGTGCGATTACCCTTACAAGTCATGGAAAGATTTCTGTCTCCAATCACTACATTTCCAGTGAGACTTACGGAACAGGGAAGGGGGGCGACATCAATATTACGGCTAGCTCCCTCAATCTACGGGATAAAGCTCTGCTGAGTTCCAGCACCTTCGGTTCGGGGCAAGCCGGAAATTTAACGATTTCCACGGGTCAGTTGACGGTTGAGAATGGAGCCAAACTAGGGGCGGTCACGGCAGGTGCGGGTCAAGGAGGAAATTTGACTGTTACTGCTTCCGACTTGGTGGAACTGAGTGGAACGGAAAGCGGCTTATTCACTACCAATCAAGCAGGGACTGGAAATGCCGGAGATCTAAAGATTGATACAAGACAGTTGATTGTTAGGGACGGGGCGGGAATCTATGCGTCTACTCGTGGTGCAGGCAATGCGGGGAACTTGCTCGTAAAGGCTTCAGACTCCGTGCAACTCATTGGTACTTCATCCGATGGTTATTCCAGTGGCTTGTTTAGCGAAAGCTTCGCTGGTGGCAATGCTGGAAACTTGACTATTGACACACAGCGATTGATTGTCCGGGATGGAGCCATCGCTTCCGTTGGTACTGAATCGACTAGCCAAGGTCGCGGTGGAAACTTAACCGTCAACGCCTTGGAATCTGTAGAACTCAGTGGTACCTCAACCAATGGTGATCTCTTCAGCTCCTTGATTACTGCCGCGAAAGGTTCCCAAGAGGCAGGAAACTTGGTCATTAATACCAGTCGATTGACTCTCCGAGACGGAGGATTGGTGTTAGCTTCAACCCTTGGCCCAGGTCGTGGCGGGGATTTAACCGTCAACGCCTCTGATGTGGTGGAAGTTTTGGGAACATCCGTCGATGATTTTCCAAGTGCCCTGTCCACCGATACGGGAGGAACGGGACAAGCTGGCGACTTAACCGTGAATACCAGACAATTAGTGATCCGCGATGGAGGCCGGGTAGGCGCTTCTACATTTAACAACGGGAATGCTGGAACATTGACGGTGAAAGCATCCGAGTGGGTAGAACTGAGTGGTACTTCTGGCAGGGGGCGTGCCAGTAGCTTGTCTACGTCGTCTGGGGTAGAAGGAATTCCAGACAATCCCTTAGTGAGGGACTCGGATCTTCAGCTAGACCCAACAGTAGCGACAGGTCGAGGGGGAGACTTGAAGATTACCACAGACCAGTTGATTGTTCGCGATCTCGCAGCCGTCACAGCGGCGACTTTCGGGCAAGGTACTGGCGGCAATATTCAAGTACAAGCTAACTCCCTCGCTTTGACAAATGGTGCACAAGTCTCGGCAGCGACTTCTGGAACTGGAAGGGCAGGAGATATCTCAGTCCAGGAGGCTGACACGATCGCCCTCAACAATAGCTCCATCTCTACCTCTGTCAACGCGGGTGCTGTGGGTCAGGGGGGTAAGATTGACCTCCAGACGCGATCACTGTCTTTAGACAACGGCGCACAAGTATCAGCGGCGACTTCTGGAAAAGGTCAAGCCGGTGATATTTCAGTGCGCGACGCTGACACTGTTTCCCTGACCAATAGCGCCATTTCCACGGCGGTGAATGCTGGTGCTGTGGGTGAAGGGGGTGATATCGATATCCAAACGCGATCACTGTCTGTACGCGATCAATCTCGCATCAGCGCCAATACCTCTGGAGAGGGGAAGGCAGGCAGTATCACAGTAACAGGAAATACTCTTGAAGCCACCAACGGCGGACAACTTCTCACCTCTACAGCTAGCGGCGAAGATGCCGGGAATATCAACCTGACCCTTCAGGATGACGTGAAGCTTACAGGAGAAGGCACGGGGATATTTGCCAACACCACCCCCGGTTCTACGGGCAACGGCGGCAGTATTTCGCTGGACGCCAGAACCCTCCTCCTGCGGGATGGTGCAGGTATCGCGGTCGGTAGCCAAGGTGCAGGACAAGGCGGCAATATCACAGCTCAATCCCACTCAACTACCCTGGATAATCGAGCCTTTATCTCAGCTAAAACGGCAAGCAATACAGGGGGCAACATTACTCTAGGCGTACAGGACATATTGCTGCTGCGTCGGGGCAGTGAAATCTCCACCACCGCAGGTACAGCACTCTCAGGGGGAGATGGCGGAAATATTACAATTTCCGCTGGCTTCATCCTAGGTATCCCTAAAGAAAATAGCGACATTACAGCTAATGCTTTTACAGGTCGAGGCGGCAATATCAACATCACCACTCAGGGTATCTTTGGACTGCAATTTCGCCCTCGCCTGACTCCCTTAAGTGATATCACCGCCAGTTCCGAGTTTGGTCTTAATGGTTCCGTGCAAATCATCACTCCAGGCGTTGACCCCAATCGAGGATTAGCGGAGTTGCCCACGGATTTGGTCGATGCGACAGGACTGATTGACCGCCGTTGCGTGCCTGGTGAAGGAACTGAGCAAAGCAGCAGCTTTACGATTACAGGTCGTGGCGGGTTACCCCCCAACCCCCATGAGGCACTGGGCGAAGAAGGTTTGTTAGAAGATTTAGGCACTCCAGTCGGGGTGAGTACTGGGAACCGCACAGGACAGCCGCGTCGTGCTTCTACATCACCCAGTTCTCCACCTCAGCAACTGGTGGAAGCTCAAGGATGGCTCATTGCTCCGGATGGGACTGTAATCCTCACGGCACAAGCCCCCACCGCTACACCTCAACATCCTTGGCGAACTCCCGCCTCCTGCCAAACCCTCTCCCACTCTAGCGACGCCCCCACCGCCAGCCCCCGTTAA